A region from the Deltaproteobacteria bacterium genome encodes:
- a CDS encoding ABC transporter substrate-binding protein, with translation MSIRIPATIIFMIASLLHSSALLAQTTRKLEAVTLGLSAKHVLNLPIYLAQRHGIFESEGFDYKPITTKTNTAIAALVSGDLDYITAFNSGLSAALGGAPLVAGYISTLDVTQGMVALFSGTVAAATLSPPYDSIAVRKGYNRLVLGSEVLPRFVENGLVMRRAKLRDNPDQVRRFLRAMIRGLHFAMDHPSESVALIQKDWNLDRETAQTAYDAALPTYNLRGEVSDELIAALIKRAQQDAKITESKFAPKDFVDWNIVRGILREVKR, from the coding sequence ATGAGTATACGAATCCCGGCAACCATCATATTCATGATAGCGTCATTGCTGCACAGTTCCGCGCTGCTGGCGCAAACTACGCGCAAACTCGAAGCGGTTACCCTCGGCCTCTCCGCCAAGCACGTGCTCAATCTGCCGATCTATCTCGCCCAGCGCCATGGCATTTTTGAAAGCGAAGGCTTCGACTATAAACCGATCACGACCAAGACCAATACCGCTATCGCTGCCTTGGTCTCCGGCGATCTCGATTACATCACGGCGTTCAACTCCGGTCTCAGCGCAGCGCTTGGCGGCGCTCCGTTGGTCGCCGGCTACATCTCCACCCTCGACGTCACCCAAGGCATGGTCGCGCTCTTCTCCGGCACCGTCGCCGCGGCTACGCTGTCGCCGCCCTACGATTCCATCGCCGTGCGCAAGGGCTACAACCGCTTAGTCTTAGGATCGGAAGTGTTGCCGCGCTTCGTCGAAAACGGCTTGGTCATGCGCCGGGCGAAGCTGCGCGACAACCCGGATCAAGTACGCCGCTTTCTCCGCGCCATGATCCGCGGCTTGCACTTCGCCATGGACCATCCCTCCGAGTCCGTCGCGCTGATCCAAAAAGACTGGAACCTCGATCGAGAAACCGCGCAAACTGCATACGACGCGGCGCTGCCGACCTACAATCTACGCGGCGAAGTAAGCGACGAACTGATCGCCGCATTGATCAAACGCGCCCAGCAAGATGCCAAGATCACCGAGTCAAAATTTGCCCCGAAAGATTTCGTCGACTGGAACATCGTGCGCGGCATCCTGCGCGAGGTGAAGCGTTAA
- a CDS encoding amidohydrolase has protein sequence MIIDADGHTQIPTEVFDKYLDKEFYRQRPRFVTYDDGRGFYLIEGRIISKPFGWGPGTPGSIANSTPTIATKDIDLSNVPGRLADLDLENIDVQVIYPNVLMSINSWEHAGLAGACARAYNDWIAEKCAQAGGRLRFAAVVALQDPKAAAEELKRAMKNLGAVGVMVTGTIGTRTLDHPDLYPFWEAVEQLDAGVGVHTVTGMYPTVGQELFDHFWGAKAVSMPLTLTTAMVSLVGGGIVDLFPKIRFGLLETGCGWLPYWIERMDEMHERGEKNPRMYDGILNRKRPKNRIKPSELFATGRMVVSCEPGEIMLPAVIGAAGDNCIMYASDYPHGDSKWPETVSRIRSAGFSAETQQRILGDNAARLYNLKQPLS, from the coding sequence ATGATCATCGATGCCGACGGCCACACCCAGATACCGACGGAAGTCTTCGACAAGTATCTCGACAAAGAGTTCTATCGCCAGCGGCCGCGCTTCGTCACCTACGACGACGGCCGCGGTTTCTATCTGATCGAAGGACGGATTATCAGCAAGCCCTTCGGTTGGGGTCCAGGCACGCCGGGCAGCATCGCCAACTCGACGCCGACCATCGCCACCAAGGATATCGATCTGAGCAACGTGCCGGGGCGTTTGGCCGATCTCGATCTCGAAAACATCGACGTACAAGTGATCTATCCCAACGTCTTGATGTCGATCAACAGCTGGGAGCATGCCGGATTGGCCGGCGCCTGCGCCCGTGCTTACAACGATTGGATCGCCGAGAAATGCGCCCAAGCCGGCGGTCGCCTGCGCTTCGCCGCGGTCGTCGCCCTGCAAGATCCCAAAGCCGCCGCCGAAGAACTCAAGCGCGCGATGAAAAATCTCGGCGCCGTCGGCGTCATGGTCACCGGCACCATCGGCACGCGAACTCTCGATCATCCCGATCTCTATCCCTTCTGGGAAGCGGTGGAGCAGCTCGACGCCGGCGTCGGCGTGCACACAGTCACGGGAATGTATCCAACCGTCGGCCAGGAATTGTTCGATCACTTCTGGGGCGCCAAAGCGGTATCGATGCCGCTGACGTTAACGACGGCAATGGTCTCACTGGTCGGCGGCGGCATCGTCGATCTATTTCCAAAAATCCGCTTCGGCCTGCTCGAAACCGGCTGCGGCTGGCTGCCCTACTGGATCGAAAGAATGGACGAGATGCACGAGCGCGGCGAAAAAAACCCGCGCATGTACGACGGCATTTTAAATCGTAAACGGCCGAAGAACCGGATCAAGCCCAGCGAGCTGTTCGCCACCGGCCGCATGGTCGTCTCCTGCGAGCCCGGCGAAATCATGCTGCCCGCCGTCATCGGCGCCGCCGGCGATAATTGCATCATGTACGCATCCGACTATCCTCACGGCGACAGCAAATGGCCGGAAACCGTTTCGAGGATTCGCAGCGCCGGCTTTTCCGCGGAAACACAACAACGCATCTTAGGCGACAACGCCGCGCGCCTGTACAACCTGAAACAACCGTTAAGCTAA